DNA from Candidatus Methylomirabilota bacterium:
GTGCCGCTGATGCGCCGGCGCGGGTTCTCGGAGCGCGAGATCGACGTCATCCTGGTGGACAACCCGCGGCGGCTGCTCACGATCGAGTGAACGGGAGGCTGTCATGGATCTCACCGCGATGCGCGCGATGGACCTCGGCCAGATCACGAAGCTGATCGCGGGCGCCACCCGGCCGATCAACGTGCTGTGGCAGACCGACGACTCGATCGCCTTCGTGGCGCGCGGCCGCGAGGGCCGGAGCGAGTTCCACGTCGACCCGAGCGACGAGGTCATGTACATGATCAAGGGCGACATGAACCTGCACTACCGCACGCCCGACGGAGAGGAGAAGGTCGCGGTCATCCGCGAGGGCGAGATCCTGCACTGTCCCGCCGGCACGCCGCACTCGCCGCGCTTCGCGCCCGACTCCTTCGTGCTCGTGCTCGAGCGGAAGCGCCGGGCCGCCGAGCAGGACCGCTTCCTCTGGTATTGCCCGGCGTGCGGCGCCCGGCTCTACGAGGCGGCCCGGCAGGTGGGCGATTGGCGCGACGACCCGGTATCCGAGGTCTACGCGGATTTCTACAGCGCCGAGTCGCACCGCACGTGCGGCAAGTGCGGGCACGTCACGCCGCTCCCGGCCGACTAGAGGCTGGGGCGAGTCGTCAGGGCCAACTGGCCCCGGGTGGGCTCCGCTCAGCAGAACCACGCCTCGGTGAGCCGGGGCGGGCGCTTGCGGCCTCGACTCATTCCAGCGGCCACCGGCGCGGGCGCGGGGACCCCGGCCGCCGCGGCGGCCAGCGCCCGCACCCGGTCGAAGATCACCGGCGCGTCGGCCTTCTCCTCCACCGCGCGCGCCACCGCCTGGGCGGTCTCGGCCTGCAGCGCGTCCATGCGCGGGTCGGGGTGCGTCCAGCGATACGAGAGCGTCTCCTGCTCGAGTGCGCCGAGATGAGGCCTGAGTCCCGCGCTCTCGAGCAGCAGCGAGCCCGGGGGCACCAGCAGACGCAGGCCGTACTGCACGGGGTCGACCGCGTCGATGAGATGCTCGGCCTCCAGGTAGTCGAGCCACGCGCGATGATCGTCGAGAGTGGTCCACGGCGTGAAGGCCACCCACGTCGGCCGCAGCGCGATGCCCGCTTCCCGCGTCAGGGTCAGCGCGAGCGCGATATCGTCGCGGGTGTGCCCCTTCTCCAGGTGGGCCAGCGCGGTGTCGCTCAGCGACTCGGCCGCGGAGACGATGAACAGGCACCCGGCCTCGCGCAGCGCGGACAGGTGCCGCCGGTGGCGCAGCAGGTGCTCGATCTTCGCGGTGAAGTCGAAGGTGACGTCGGGCCACTCGGCGTGGAGATCGCGCGCCACCGCGAGGGCGTGCGTCGGTCCGTTGAGGAAATCCGGGTCGCCGAAGGTGACGTGCCGCGCGCCCGCCTCGAT
Protein-coding regions in this window:
- a CDS encoding CUAEP/CCAEP-tail radical SAM protein produces the protein MREAGDILLVACYELGHQPLAVAWPAAFLERAGYRPAVMDVSVEPVDVEKLGRAWLIAVSVPMHTALRLGLEVAAQARSANPDAHICFFGLYATLNADYLFAHGVDSVIGGEAETPLLALVGALERGDTGPRPGVGRPGRPAAPHLQRLDFPVPSRAALPSIKKYAHLERDGRMELVAYTEATRGCLHRCRHCPIPPVYGGRFFAVPREVVLADVRQQIEAGARHVTFGDPDFLNGPTHALAVARDLHAEWPDVTFDFTAKIEHLLRHRRHLSALREAGCLFIVSAAESLSDTALAHLEKGHTRDDIALALTLTREAGIALRPTWVAFTPWTTLDDHRAWLDYLEAEHLIDAVDPVQYGLRLLVPPGSLLLESAGLRPHLGALEQETLSYRWTHPDPRMDALQAETAQAVARAVEEKADAPVIFDRVRALAAAAAGVPAPAPVAAGMSRGRKRPPRLTEAWFC
- a CDS encoding 3-hydroxybutyryl-CoA dehydratase, with protein sequence MDLTAMRAMDLGQITKLIAGATRPINVLWQTDDSIAFVARGREGRSEFHVDPSDEVMYMIKGDMNLHYRTPDGEEKVAVIREGEILHCPAGTPHSPRFAPDSFVLVLERKRRAAEQDRFLWYCPACGARLYEAARQVGDWRDDPVSEVYADFYSAESHRTCGKCGHVTPLPAD